Proteins from a single region of Amorphus orientalis:
- a CDS encoding sensor histidine kinase NtrY-like: MTASETYFSQTLPPNGPDRRQWIRRASIWAVGAALLSVTATFLVLTGLTPIAPTNQVVRIALAINACIVGILLVGVAWEVHTLWRARRAGRAGARLHVRILALFSLMAVLPAALVAVVAVITLNRGLDRWFEERTRAIVDNSLAVADAYVEEHARVLRGDLIAMAHDVDRARQLYVHEPARFDQYLQTQASLRLLPKAFLLNSDGTVVTRAIINPDLDLAMPPAPALERAEEGNPVMIAPGDANQVGGIIKLKAYEDLYLYIARPMDPEVLEYLRLTEDNAEEYTALDESRLGMQVAFAFVYAGVTLVLLVSAIWLGFGFANRLVTPIRRLIDAADEVSHGNLAAEVPINQNDGDLAHLGETFNTMTTQLRSQRSELLQANEQIDQRRRFTEAVLAGVTVGVLGIEPDGTVSLANRSALEILQTGEEDLIGKPLREGVPELAGLMDSGPRLGFRARQGQITLERSGKERIVAVRITVDRADSQRQGWVVTFDDITDLVQAQRTSAWADVARRIAHEIKNPLTPIQLSAERLKRRYGKRIEDDREVFDQCVDTIVRQVGDIGRMVNEFSTFARMPKPVIEERDLKEAVREGVFLQSVGHPGVKVETEFPEGKVIGRFDHRLIVQAVSNLVKNAAESIEQTTDEEREGEAGYIHVSIRSDADSHIVEIVDNGIGLPQEGRQRLLEPYMTTREKGTGLGLAIVGKIAEDHGGRVELLDASAAGLNHRGACVRFILAIHGPDTPDAGDGTASTASSTTG; the protein is encoded by the coding sequence ATGACGGCCAGCGAGACCTATTTCAGCCAGACCCTGCCGCCGAACGGCCCGGATCGCCGCCAATGGATCCGCAGGGCCAGCATCTGGGCCGTGGGCGCCGCGCTGCTGTCGGTCACGGCAACCTTCTTGGTGCTTACGGGTTTGACGCCGATCGCACCCACGAATCAGGTGGTCCGGATCGCGCTGGCCATCAACGCGTGCATCGTCGGCATCCTGCTTGTGGGTGTTGCCTGGGAAGTTCATACGCTGTGGCGTGCGCGCCGCGCCGGCCGTGCGGGTGCCCGTCTGCATGTGCGCATTCTGGCCCTCTTCTCGCTGATGGCCGTGCTGCCGGCCGCGCTGGTCGCCGTGGTCGCCGTGATCACCCTCAACCGGGGCCTGGACCGCTGGTTCGAAGAGCGCACCCGGGCCATCGTCGACAATTCGCTCGCCGTTGCTGACGCCTATGTGGAGGAACACGCCAGGGTGCTGCGCGGCGACCTGATCGCCATGGCCCACGACGTCGACCGGGCGCGCCAGCTCTATGTCCACGAGCCGGCCCGGTTCGACCAGTATCTGCAGACCCAGGCTTCGCTGCGGCTCCTGCCCAAGGCCTTCCTTCTGAACAGCGACGGAACGGTCGTGACCCGGGCGATCATCAATCCGGACCTCGATCTTGCCATGCCGCCCGCGCCCGCCCTGGAGCGTGCGGAGGAGGGCAACCCGGTCATGATCGCCCCGGGCGATGCCAATCAGGTCGGAGGAATCATCAAGCTCAAGGCCTATGAGGACCTCTACCTCTACATCGCACGCCCGATGGATCCCGAGGTTCTCGAATATCTCCGCCTGACCGAGGACAACGCGGAAGAATACACCGCGCTCGACGAAAGCCGGCTGGGAATGCAGGTGGCCTTCGCCTTCGTGTATGCCGGCGTCACGCTGGTGCTGCTCGTGTCCGCGATCTGGCTCGGATTCGGATTCGCCAACCGGCTGGTGACCCCGATCCGGCGCCTGATCGATGCGGCCGACGAAGTCTCGCACGGCAACCTGGCGGCTGAAGTGCCGATCAATCAGAATGACGGCGATCTTGCCCACCTGGGCGAGACCTTCAACACCATGACCACCCAGCTCAGGTCCCAGAGATCGGAGCTTTTGCAGGCCAACGAGCAGATCGACCAGCGCCGGCGGTTCACCGAGGCGGTGCTCGCCGGGGTTACGGTCGGAGTGCTCGGCATCGAGCCGGACGGGACGGTTTCGCTTGCCAACCGTTCGGCGCTCGAAATCCTGCAGACCGGGGAAGAGGACCTGATCGGAAAGCCGTTGCGCGAAGGCGTGCCCGAACTGGCCGGCCTGATGGACAGCGGACCGAGGCTTGGTTTCCGCGCCCGGCAGGGTCAGATCACGCTGGAGCGGTCCGGCAAGGAGCGGATCGTCGCCGTGCGGATTACGGTCGACCGCGCCGATTCCCAGCGCCAGGGATGGGTCGTCACCTTCGACGACATCACCGACCTCGTCCAGGCGCAGCGCACCTCGGCCTGGGCCGACGTCGCCCGGCGCATCGCCCACGAGATCAAGAACCCGCTGACCCCGATCCAGCTTTCGGCAGAGCGCCTCAAGCGGCGCTACGGCAAGCGGATCGAGGACGACCGCGAAGTGTTCGACCAGTGCGTCGACACCATCGTGCGGCAGGTCGGCGACATCGGCCGGATGGTGAACGAGTTCTCGACCTTCGCCCGCATGCCGAAACCGGTGATCGAGGAACGCGATCTGAAGGAAGCGGTGCGCGAAGGCGTCTTCCTGCAGAGCGTCGGTCATCCGGGCGTGAAGGTGGAGACCGAATTTCCGGAAGGGAAGGTCATCGGCCGGTTCGACCACCGGCTCATCGTCCAGGCCGTCTCCAACCTGGTTAAGAATGCCGCCGAATCGATCGAGCAGACGACGGACGAAGAGCGGGAAGGCGAGGCGGGATACATCCACGTCTCCATCCGCAGCGATGCCGACTCTCACATCGTCGAGATCGTCGACAACGGGATCGGCCTGCCCCAGGAGGGCCGCCAGCGCCTGCTGGAGCCCTACATGACCACCCGCGAGAAGGGCACCGGCCTCGGTCTCGCCATCGTCGGCAAGATCGCCGAAGACCATGGCGGACGCGTCGAACTCCTCGACGCCAGCGCAGCCGGCCTCAATCATCGCGGCGCCTGCGTGCGCTTCATACTCGCCATCCACGGTCCGGACACGCCGGATGCCGGGGACGGCACCGCTTCAACCGCATCATCAACAACGGGCTAG
- the clcA gene encoding H(+)/Cl(-) exchange transporter ClcA, with protein sequence MTEQASPPRTSDARFYLLACALGILTGAIGTLFHLAADQLLAWHRTMVAGPPTAVSIGLAAGSTCAMVVAAVYLVRRFAPEAAGSGVQEIEGALEGLRPLRWKRVLPVKFFGGLLSIGSGLVVGREGPTIHIGASIAAGLSDMARPGLVERRGLYAAGAAAGLAAAFNAPLAAVLFVIEETRTQFPYTFRTYMGVAIAATLSTVLTEEMAGMGPDLAISVPGLPPHYLIAFAGLGAVLGLFGYVFNRLLLWSLDGVLWIGRTTSPYLFPAVWGLLIGALIVVFPSATEGGEALILDLVQENWTVAGLFLLVALRLATTMGSYASGAPGGIFAPILTMATCTGLALGSAVSVFMPEAEHLPVAFAIAAMGGLFTSTVRAPMVGVVLVLELTGSFELLLPVLATCIVSNIVAERLGGRPVYEQLLERTLRLAGTPRPDEPGEHLPVQLGWDGRRND encoded by the coding sequence GTGACCGAGCAGGCGTCGCCACCGCGTACCTCCGATGCTCGGTTCTATCTCCTGGCCTGCGCCCTCGGGATTCTCACGGGAGCCATCGGCACACTGTTTCACCTCGCCGCGGATCAGCTGCTCGCATGGCATCGGACCATGGTCGCTGGGCCGCCGACCGCCGTGTCGATCGGGCTCGCCGCCGGCTCAACCTGCGCGATGGTCGTCGCGGCGGTGTATCTCGTGCGGCGGTTCGCGCCGGAAGCGGCCGGTTCGGGCGTTCAGGAGATCGAGGGCGCACTGGAAGGGCTCCGACCGCTGCGATGGAAACGGGTGCTGCCGGTCAAGTTCTTCGGCGGCCTGCTGTCGATCGGCTCCGGGCTCGTTGTTGGGCGGGAAGGGCCGACCATCCATATCGGCGCCTCGATCGCCGCCGGACTGTCGGACATGGCGCGCCCGGGTCTGGTGGAACGGCGCGGGCTCTATGCCGCCGGTGCCGCAGCGGGCCTGGCCGCCGCCTTCAATGCGCCTCTGGCGGCGGTCCTGTTCGTGATCGAGGAGACCCGCACCCAGTTCCCCTACACGTTCCGCACCTATATGGGCGTGGCGATCGCTGCCACCCTGTCGACCGTGCTCACCGAAGAGATGGCCGGCATGGGTCCGGACCTTGCGATCTCGGTTCCGGGGCTGCCGCCGCACTATCTGATCGCCTTCGCGGGGCTTGGCGCGGTACTCGGCCTGTTCGGCTATGTCTTCAACCGTCTGCTGCTGTGGTCTCTCGACGGGGTCCTGTGGATCGGACGAACCACCTCGCCATACCTGTTTCCGGCCGTGTGGGGTCTCTTGATCGGTGCGCTTATTGTGGTGTTTCCCTCGGCCACGGAAGGCGGCGAAGCCCTGATCCTCGACCTCGTGCAGGAGAACTGGACGGTGGCCGGCTTGTTCCTCCTGGTCGCGCTGCGTCTCGCGACGACCATGGGCAGCTACGCCAGCGGCGCGCCGGGCGGCATCTTCGCACCGATTCTCACCATGGCGACCTGCACCGGCCTGGCGCTGGGTTCGGCCGTGTCCGTCTTCATGCCGGAGGCGGAGCACCTCCCGGTGGCGTTCGCGATCGCCGCCATGGGCGGCCTGTTCACCTCGACCGTGCGCGCGCCGATGGTCGGCGTGGTTCTGGTTCTGGAACTCACGGGATCGTTCGAGTTGCTGTTGCCGGTGCTGGCGACCTGCATCGTGTCGAACATCGTGGCCGAGCGGCTCGGCGGACGGCCGGTCTACGAACAACTCCTTGAGAGGACCCTTCGGCTCGCGGGGACCCCCCGGCCGGACGAGCCGGGCGAGCATCTTCCGGTTCAACTCGGATGGGACGGTCGCCGGAACGATTGA
- a CDS encoding MFS transporter, producing MPLFPRVFIPFSAGYLVSYLIRVINAVAGEPIAAEFDLLPGELGFLTSVYFLSFACAQLPNGILMDRFGPRRVQAALLLVGCLGTLAFARAESFAGLGVSRFVMGLGLAACLTAPLTAYRLWFGVERLSMVTGLHMAVGGLGAFLGGAPTDALIRLLGWRGVFDVVAVVLLITAALTFFFVPKRDYPSSPLPVSTLIRELSRILIAKPFWRLCPLSVSVQGIALSVGSLWAGPWLRDAAGVSSQVAAIWMSAIAVALVVGFLLFGWLGQRAAARGLSSERVFLAGSLGFLIVQILMAVLPPQTAAPLWLAYAVFGSVGVTSFVVAARSFPSAMAGRVNTALNFFIFVMAFLIQWLFGEFLDLFPASDGGATAAGYRWMFAILALFQAVTFVPFLLWRRPEA from the coding sequence ATGCCGCTTTTCCCGCGTGTCTTTATCCCGTTCTCCGCCGGCTATCTCGTCAGCTATCTGATCCGCGTGATCAATGCCGTCGCCGGCGAACCGATCGCCGCGGAGTTCGATCTTCTGCCCGGCGAGCTCGGCTTTCTCACGAGCGTCTATTTCCTCTCTTTCGCCTGCGCGCAGTTGCCGAACGGGATCCTGATGGACCGCTTCGGTCCGCGGCGTGTCCAGGCGGCCCTGCTTCTGGTCGGTTGCCTCGGAACACTCGCCTTCGCCCGCGCCGAGTCCTTCGCCGGGCTCGGCGTCAGCCGTTTCGTGATGGGACTTGGGCTGGCCGCCTGTCTGACCGCCCCACTGACGGCCTACCGTCTGTGGTTCGGGGTGGAGCGTCTGTCGATGGTCACCGGGCTGCACATGGCGGTCGGGGGGCTCGGCGCTTTCCTGGGCGGGGCGCCGACCGATGCGTTGATCCGGCTCCTCGGCTGGCGCGGCGTATTCGACGTCGTCGCGGTCGTTCTCCTGATTACGGCCGCCCTCACCTTTTTCTTCGTTCCGAAGCGCGACTATCCGTCGTCACCCCTGCCCGTTTCGACGCTCATACGCGAGCTCAGCAGGATCCTGATCGCAAAACCGTTCTGGCGGCTCTGCCCCCTCTCCGTCTCCGTGCAGGGGATCGCCCTGTCGGTCGGCAGTCTGTGGGCCGGTCCCTGGCTGCGCGATGCCGCCGGCGTGTCCAGTCAGGTTGCGGCGATCTGGATGTCGGCCATCGCCGTCGCCCTGGTGGTCGGATTCCTTCTGTTCGGCTGGCTCGGGCAGCGGGCCGCAGCGCGCGGACTTTCCAGCGAGCGCGTCTTTCTGGCCGGCTCGCTCGGGTTCCTGATCGTCCAGATCCTGATGGCTGTCCTGCCACCGCAGACGGCAGCGCCCCTCTGGCTGGCCTACGCCGTGTTCGGAAGTGTCGGAGTCACCTCCTTCGTCGTCGCCGCGAGGTCGTTTCCGTCCGCCATGGCCGGACGGGTCAACACCGCGCTCAATTTCTTCATCTTCGTGATGGCCTTCCTGATCCAGTGGCTGTTCGGCGAGTTTCTCGATCTCTTTCCGGCCTCCGACGGCGGGGCCACCGCTGCCGGCTATCGGTGGATGTTCGCGATCCTGGCCCTGTTCCAGGCGGTCACCTTCGTGCCGTTCCTGCTCTGGCGGCGACCGGAAGCCTGA
- a CDS encoding ArgE/DapE family deacylase, translating to MSETEAEARFSEAVAFLQELIKVPTENPPGDCAEPADQIAQLFEERGFEVEEHPVPDPFVRQYGMRSATNLVIRRTFGSGAGPTIALASHADVVPPGENWTTDPYGAEIRAGAVYGRGATDAKADVAGFAYALRSLEDLDVALHGTVEIHVTFDEEGGGFVGPQWLIEQGLTKPDMVIAAGFVNTITTAHNGCLHLEVVVRGRAAHAAVPETGSDALEAAAPILTALYDERKRLAGVVSQEAGIGSARLTVGTISGGLHINVVPDRVVMKVDRRLIPEEEPETVEAELTKLVTEAAAGIEGVEVECRRLMLTGAMRPVEGVDRLVAPLKRHADDIIGRDVPVSGAPVYTSARHYSAAGIPTVLYGSSAGVAGVTDSHAADEHVMLDDFRTAMKVVTATLADLLTPASQEG from the coding sequence ATGAGCGAGACGGAGGCCGAAGCCAGGTTCAGCGAGGCTGTGGCGTTTCTTCAGGAGCTGATCAAGGTCCCCACCGAGAACCCGCCCGGAGACTGCGCGGAACCGGCCGACCAGATCGCCCAGCTGTTCGAGGAGCGCGGTTTCGAGGTCGAGGAACACCCGGTGCCCGATCCGTTCGTCCGGCAATACGGGATGCGGTCGGCCACCAATCTCGTGATCCGCCGCACCTTCGGAAGCGGCGCCGGACCGACGATCGCGCTCGCCAGCCACGCCGACGTGGTTCCACCGGGCGAGAACTGGACCACCGACCCTTATGGTGCCGAGATCAGGGCTGGCGCCGTCTACGGTCGCGGCGCCACCGACGCCAAGGCGGACGTGGCAGGCTTCGCCTACGCACTGCGTTCGCTGGAGGACCTGGACGTTGCGCTGCACGGCACCGTCGAGATCCACGTCACGTTCGACGAAGAGGGCGGCGGCTTCGTCGGACCCCAGTGGCTCATCGAGCAGGGGCTGACGAAGCCGGATATGGTCATCGCCGCCGGGTTCGTGAACACCATCACGACTGCCCATAACGGATGCCTGCACCTGGAAGTGGTGGTGCGCGGACGCGCCGCCCACGCAGCAGTTCCGGAGACGGGAAGCGACGCGCTCGAGGCCGCCGCGCCGATCCTGACCGCACTCTACGACGAGCGAAAGCGACTGGCAGGCGTGGTGAGCCAGGAGGCGGGAATCGGTTCGGCGCGATTGACCGTCGGCACGATCTCAGGCGGGCTTCACATCAACGTCGTGCCGGATCGGGTCGTGATGAAGGTCGACCGCCGTCTGATTCCGGAAGAAGAGCCCGAAACCGTCGAGGCCGAATTGACGAAGCTCGTCACCGAAGCGGCTGCGGGGATCGAAGGGGTCGAGGTCGAGTGCCGCCGGCTGATGCTGACCGGCGCGATGCGGCCCGTCGAGGGTGTCGACCGCCTCGTTGCCCCCCTCAAGCGGCACGCGGACGACATCATCGGCCGCGACGTCCCGGTTTCAGGCGCTCCGGTCTACACCAGCGCCCGCCACTATTCCGCGGCCGGAATACCGACGGTCCTCTACGGCTCCAGCGCCGGTGTCGCGGGGGTCACCGATAGCCACGCCGCCGACGAACACGTCATGCTCGACGATTTCCGCACTGCCATGAAGGTCGTGACGGCGACGCTTGCCGATCTGCTCACGCCCGCATCGCAGGAAGGATGA
- a CDS encoding quinone oxidoreductase family protein: MTKAIVVNETGGPDVLSWQDIDVGQPGPTQVRLRHTAIGLNFIDTYFRSGLYKAPNGLPFVPGNEGAGVVEAVGSDVTDLAVGDRVAYTGALGAYAEERLIEAGQLVKIPDAIPEKTAAAMMLKGMTARYLLRRTYPVTADTKILFHAAAGGVGLIAGQWAKHLGATIIGTVGSEEKADIARANGYTHVINYRTENFVDRVKELTDGEGVDVAYDSVGRDTYPGTLDCIRPLGLWAPFGQSSGPITDFDLQLLSQKGSLFCTRPTLFTYIAKRADLEETANDLFDVVASGAVTIQVNQEYPLQDAARAHSDLENRRTTGTTVLLP; encoded by the coding sequence ATGACCAAGGCGATCGTCGTCAACGAAACCGGGGGACCGGATGTCCTGAGCTGGCAGGATATCGACGTCGGACAGCCCGGACCGACGCAGGTGCGGCTGCGCCACACGGCCATCGGCCTGAATTTCATCGACACCTATTTCCGCTCCGGCCTCTACAAGGCGCCGAACGGACTGCCGTTCGTGCCCGGCAACGAGGGCGCCGGTGTGGTCGAGGCCGTCGGCTCCGACGTCACCGATCTCGCCGTGGGCGACCGTGTCGCCTATACGGGTGCCCTAGGCGCCTACGCCGAAGAGCGGCTGATCGAGGCCGGCCAGCTGGTCAAGATCCCGGACGCAATTCCCGAAAAGACGGCGGCCGCGATGATGCTGAAGGGCATGACCGCGCGCTATCTCCTGCGCCGGACGTATCCGGTGACGGCGGACACGAAGATCCTGTTTCACGCCGCCGCCGGCGGCGTCGGGCTGATTGCCGGACAGTGGGCGAAGCATCTCGGGGCCACGATCATCGGGACGGTCGGCTCGGAAGAGAAGGCCGATATCGCCAGGGCGAACGGCTACACCCACGTGATCAACTACCGCACCGAGAACTTCGTCGACCGCGTCAAGGAACTGACCGATGGCGAGGGCGTGGATGTCGCCTATGACTCCGTTGGCCGCGACACTTATCCAGGCACCCTGGACTGTATCCGTCCGCTCGGTCTCTGGGCGCCGTTCGGCCAGTCTTCCGGCCCCATCACCGACTTCGATCTCCAGCTCCTGAGCCAGAAGGGGTCGCTTTTCTGTACCCGCCCGACCCTGTTCACCTACATCGCAAAGCGTGCGGACCTGGAAGAGACGGCCAATGATCTCTTCGATGTCGTCGCTTCCGGCGCGGTCACCATTCAGGTGAACCAGGAATATCCGCTCCAGGATGCGGCGCGGGCCCATTCCGATCTGGAGAACCGCCGCACCACCGGCACCACGGTTCTCCTTCCATAA
- a CDS encoding TerC family protein: MEWIADPQIWASLVTLTVMEIVLGIDNIVFISVLVSRLPQAQADSARKIGLSLALVFRILLLLVISWIIGLTQPLFSLFGEAFSWRDIILLAGGAFLLVKGTLEIHAGIEGEEGEHGAKKAPPGFWSVIVQILLIDLVFSVDSIITAVGMAQHVEVMIAAVVISIGIMFIASGPVATFIKQHPTTKMLALSFLLLIGMALIADGLGFHIPRAYIYFAMAFSALVEVLNILRRRKRLTAGAGDEQ; this comes from the coding sequence ATGGAATGGATCGCGGATCCTCAGATCTGGGCGAGCCTCGTCACCTTGACGGTGATGGAGATCGTCCTGGGCATCGACAACATCGTCTTCATCTCCGTCCTGGTGTCGCGCCTTCCACAGGCTCAGGCCGATTCCGCCCGAAAGATCGGGTTGTCGCTGGCCCTGGTCTTCCGCATCCTGCTTCTGCTCGTGATCTCCTGGATCATCGGGCTCACGCAGCCGCTCTTCTCCCTGTTCGGCGAGGCCTTCTCCTGGCGCGACATCATCCTGCTGGCCGGCGGCGCATTCCTTCTCGTCAAGGGGACGCTGGAAATCCACGCCGGCATCGAAGGGGAGGAAGGCGAGCACGGCGCGAAGAAGGCGCCTCCCGGCTTCTGGTCGGTCATCGTGCAGATCCTGCTGATCGATCTGGTATTCTCGGTCGATTCGATCATCACGGCAGTGGGTATGGCCCAGCATGTGGAGGTCATGATCGCCGCCGTCGTCATCTCGATCGGGATCATGTTCATTGCGTCCGGACCGGTCGCCACGTTCATCAAGCAGCATCCAACCACGAAGATGCTCGCGCTGTCCTTCCTGCTCCTGATCGGCATGGCACTGATCGCGGACGGGCTCGGCTTCCACATTCCGCGCGCGTACATCTATTTTGCCATGGCCTTCTCCGCGCTGGTGGAGGTCCTGAACATCCTGCGCCGGCGCAAACGGCTGACGGCGGGCGCAGGCGACGAACAGTGA